A region from the Schistocerca serialis cubense isolate TAMUIC-IGC-003099 chromosome 1, iqSchSeri2.2, whole genome shotgun sequence genome encodes:
- the LOC126475886 gene encoding ketosamine-3-kinase-like isoform X3, with translation MFDGELESLKTIAATNTVRVPQPIVVLDNPRGGSVLVLEYVDMKTLSKFSKQLGQELARLHLHNSELKTKASQGYVGQEENVSYVEKFGFHVTTCCGYIPLENEWCGDWPTFFARNRLDHQVRLVEKNCGDPEVRELWSELQLKIPKFFEGLDIQPALLHGDLWGGNIAETATGPVIFDPASFYGHHEFELGIARMFGGFSQAFYDAYFDVIPKAPGFETRNKLYQLFNYLNHWNHFGAGYRNQSLSIMKALLK, from the exons ATGTTTGATGGTGAATTAGAGAGCCTTAAAACTATAGCAGCAACTAATACAGTGCGTGTTCCACAACCTATTGTGGTCTTAGACAATCCTCGTGGTGGATCTGTCTTAGTTTTAGAGTATGTTGACATGAAAACATTAAGCAAATTCTCAAAGCAGCTTGGACAAGAACTGGCCAGATTGCATTTACATAACAGTGAACTAAAGACAAAGGCATCACAAGGTTATGTGGGACAGGAGGAAAATGTTTCTTATGTtgaaaaatttggatttcatgtgaCCACCTGCTGTGGCTACATTCCTTTAGAAAATGAATGGTGCGGTGACTGGCCA aCATTCTTTGCAAGAAACAGACTTGACCATCAAGTCAGGCTTGTTGAGAAAAAT TGTGGAGATCCTGAAGTACGAGAGCTGTGGTCAGAGCTCCAGCTGAAGATCCCGAAGTTTTTTGAAGGTTTGGATATTCAGCCAGCCTTACTGCATGGTGATCTATGGGGTGGCAATATAGCAGAAACTGCAACTGGTCCAG TTATATTTGATCCAGCATCATTTTATGGACATCACGAGTTTGAACTAGGCATTGCTCGAATGTTTGGAGGATTCAGCCAAGCTTTTTATGATGCATACTTTGATGTAATCCCTAAAGCACCTGGGTTTGAGACAAGGAATAAACTGTACCAACTGTTTAATTATCTGAATCATTG